In Aridibaculum aurantiacum, the following proteins share a genomic window:
- a CDS encoding DUF2945 domain-containing protein → MAKAKSLKAGDKVEWETSQGKTTGTVKKKLTSPTKIKSHKVAATKENPEYLVETEKSKKLAAHKPDALKKK, encoded by the coding sequence ATGGCTAAAGCAAAAAGTTTGAAAGCAGGCGATAAAGTGGAATGGGAAACATCGCAAGGCAAAACTACCGGTACGGTAAAGAAAAAGCTGACCTCGCCTACAAAGATCAAAAGCCATAAAGTGGCGGCAACAAAAGAAAACCCGGAGTACCTGGTGGAAACAGAAAAAAGCAAGAAGCTTGCAGCACATAAACCCGATGCACTGAAGAAGAAGTGA
- a CDS encoding DUF72 domain-containing protein: MTEKGKLRIGTSGIVLPGNKETFPATFHGKSRLINYASLLNTVEINSTFRKIPRATTFLRWAEETGPGFQFTLKLVKTVTHVKPLQPDLNALQSFIEAANHLGNKKACLLVQFPGSITSAYEQQVQQVMHNLHLADHEENWLKAVEFRSDTWYNDDLIDKLQQWKATLVLHDMLKSNNLHLHPSTSFCYFRFHGPTGDYRGSYSTTFLQGQAKKIAALLAEGKDVYVYFNNTMGNAFENAVQLRGLIDELYCV; the protein is encoded by the coding sequence ATGACTGAAAAAGGAAAGTTGCGAATAGGAACAAGCGGTATAGTGCTTCCGGGAAATAAAGAAACTTTTCCTGCGACCTTTCATGGTAAGAGCCGGCTTATCAACTATGCATCTTTATTGAACACTGTTGAAATAAACAGCACCTTCAGAAAAATTCCAAGGGCAACTACTTTCCTAAGGTGGGCTGAGGAAACAGGTCCTGGTTTTCAATTCACGTTGAAGCTGGTAAAAACCGTTACGCATGTAAAGCCGCTTCAACCGGATCTTAATGCGCTTCAATCATTTATAGAGGCAGCTAATCATCTAGGAAATAAGAAGGCTTGTTTGCTTGTGCAGTTTCCTGGCAGCATAACATCAGCTTACGAGCAGCAGGTGCAGCAAGTAATGCATAATCTACACCTTGCAGACCATGAAGAAAACTGGTTGAAGGCGGTTGAATTCAGAAGCGATACATGGTATAATGATGATCTTATAGATAAGCTACAACAATGGAAGGCAACACTGGTATTGCATGATATGCTTAAGTCAAACAACCTGCACTTGCATCCATCTACTTCATTTTGTTATTTCAGGTTTCATGGTCCGACAGGTGATTATAGAGGTAGCTATTCAACTACTTTCCTACAAGGGCAGGCAAAGAAGATCGCTGCTCTTCTCGCTGAAGGAAAGGATGTATATGTTTACTTCAACAACACAATGGGCAATGCATTTGAAAATGCTGTTCAGCTTCGTGGACTGATTGACGAATTATATTGTGTATAA
- a CDS encoding DUF1456 family protein, which translates to MLSNNDILKKLRIALSLRDEDMLEILSLAGFKMTKGALNDLFRHEDHPSYVVAGDQVLRNFLDGLIIYKRGPKGQSKAAENKF; encoded by the coding sequence ATGCTTTCAAATAATGATATACTGAAGAAACTAAGAATAGCACTTTCCTTGCGCGATGAGGATATGCTGGAGATCCTATCACTAGCTGGGTTTAAAATGACAAAGGGTGCATTGAATGATCTTTTCAGGCACGAGGATCATCCAAGCTATGTAGTTGCTGGCGACCAGGTACTGAGGAACTTTTTAGATGGCTTGATCATATACAAACGAGGTCCTAAAGGCCAGTCCAAAGCTGCTGAAAATAAGTTTTAA
- a CDS encoding acetylxylan esterase, with protein MKIIHLLVLSSFILVGNALAQSPAPIKFVDFVLTPNHDDWDYKVNENATVQVSVLQFGVPIKNVSVDYEIGPELLPAEKKGNVLFKTGEGKIDIGTSKQPGFRQLKLRTSVNGKVYTGEIKVAYSPQDIQPTVQMPDDFMQFWNKAKEEASKVPMDAIVTHLPDQSTTTVDVYLVNLQSYKKGRRLFGYLSKPKAPGKYPVLFEPPGAGIKPINPSIAYANEGFIVMNIEIHGITPLISTEAYQHISSAFGDYMHHKLDDRDNYYYKSVYMGCLRAIDFLCSLPEFDGKNVVATGGSQGGALAIVTAALDKRVTCVSAFYPALSDMTGYLHGRAGGWPHLLNATNQSINNKPEKVKTLAYYDVANFAKHIIVPGFYSWGYNDNVVPPTSVFAAVNSIKAPKTISITPISGHWRFAETNQESLEWIKKQVGQR; from the coding sequence ATGAAAATTATTCATCTGCTGGTTCTTTCTAGCTTCATACTTGTAGGAAATGCCTTGGCACAATCTCCTGCACCAATAAAATTTGTAGATTTTGTACTTACGCCTAACCATGATGACTGGGATTACAAGGTGAATGAAAATGCCACAGTACAAGTTAGTGTGCTACAGTTTGGGGTGCCTATAAAAAATGTTTCTGTTGATTATGAAATAGGTCCTGAGCTATTGCCGGCAGAAAAGAAGGGAAATGTTTTATTTAAAACCGGTGAAGGAAAAATAGATATTGGCACCAGTAAACAACCTGGCTTCCGGCAGTTAAAGTTGCGCACGTCTGTAAATGGTAAAGTATATACCGGCGAAATTAAGGTTGCCTATTCGCCGCAAGACATCCAACCGACTGTTCAGATGCCAGATGACTTCATGCAGTTTTGGAACAAGGCGAAAGAAGAGGCATCCAAAGTCCCTATGGATGCTATTGTAACGCATCTACCCGATCAATCCACTACTACTGTAGATGTTTACCTGGTCAACCTGCAGAGTTATAAAAAGGGACGCCGTTTGTTTGGATATTTATCTAAACCAAAAGCTCCAGGAAAATATCCTGTGCTGTTTGAACCGCCAGGCGCAGGCATCAAGCCAATCAACCCTTCAATTGCCTATGCTAATGAAGGTTTTATAGTGATGAACATTGAAATACATGGTATAACACCTTTAATAAGCACTGAAGCCTACCAACATATCAGCAGTGCATTTGGTGACTACATGCATCATAAACTAGATGATCGTGACAACTACTATTACAAAAGCGTTTACATGGGCTGTTTACGAGCAATTGATTTCCTCTGCAGCTTGCCAGAATTTGATGGTAAAAATGTAGTGGCTACAGGAGGAAGCCAGGGAGGTGCACTGGCTATAGTAACGGCTGCTTTAGACAAAAGAGTAACATGCGTTTCTGCTTTTTATCCTGCCCTTTCTGATATGACAGGTTACCTGCATGGACGAGCAGGAGGATGGCCACACTTGCTGAACGCAACCAATCAATCAATCAACAACAAGCCTGAGAAAGTAAAAACATTGGCCTATTACGATGTGGCAAATTTTGCCAAACACATCATTGTTCCTGGCTTCTATTCCTGGGGATATAACGATAATGTTGTACCTCCTACTTCGGTATTCGCCGCTGTAAATTCTATAAAAGCACCTAAGACTATTTCAATAACACCTATATCAGGTCATTGGCGATTTGCAGAAACCAACCAGGAGTCATTGGAATGGATAAAGAAGCAGGTTGGACAGCGGTAA